In the Sorghum bicolor cultivar BTx623 chromosome 4, Sorghum_bicolor_NCBIv3, whole genome shotgun sequence genome, TCCTGCCGCGCCATCCGGTGCAGCTTGGCGAACATGCCGACCATCGGGGCCGTGTTGTACGTGCAGGCCTCCGTCTGCATGTAGTTCTCCCGGTTGTCCCTGAACCTGTCCTGCCGGTCCGGCCCGCCGACGATCGCGCCGACGAGCACGTTCGGGTTGGAGCTCCGCCTGCCGAACCAGTGGTCAAACCCCTGCGTGCAGCCGATGAACTCCTTGCTGTGCTTGTACGGCACGATGGACGCGGCGCGGTGGTGCACCCGGTTGGGGTACTTGGAGCCGTAGCCGACGAGGTAGCTGACGCCCCTGGGGTTGGTGCCCAGCACGTAGTCCACCTGCGCCCTGGCGAGCGCGAACACCTCCTCGGCCGCCACGGTCTCGCCGCCCGCGCACGACACGGTCGGGGCGCCGGCCTCGGCCAGGTAGTCTGAGTAGACGGAGAGCAGGAACGCGGCGCTGGTCACGTACTGCATGTTGTTCCACTGCCGGATGTAGAGCATCCCGCCGGGGCTGCGCTCCACGTTGGCGTCCGCGCCGCCTTCCGTGTTCCGGCCCAGGCACGCGCACACGTAGCGCTCCGCCTTCGCCCTGTACCGCTCCAGCGTGCTCCGGTGGCGCGTCGCGTGCTCCCCTCTCAGCAGCAACTGAAACAAGTACGTAACGGGTGCATGCACGTGTCAGTCTCGCTTATTGCTACTCTTTTGTCTGTCGCTTTGTGTGCTGACATTATTACGTGACGTAGTACACTGTCTATCACTTACCCTTGCTGCTATGATCTGGACGCCGGCGTACTTGACGTCCCAGCTGAACTCGTTGATGGCCCAGCCGGTGCCGCCGAAGCTGTCGGCGTTGTCGACGACGTAGTCGAGGTAGTCAGCTCTGCCGGTGGCGCGGTGGAGCCACAGGGCGGCCCACAGGAGCTCGTCCTTGTACCCGCTCACCGACGCGTAGTAGCTCTTCACCTCCGCGATGCTGCTGTCGTATTTGCCCCTGTACTTGTCGGCGAACTCGAACAGCTGCAAAGATACAAAACAAAAATGATTTAGGTAACGTGCAGATTATTCAATCAATCAATACTGGTCTCATAATTGGCATGGGAAAAAGCACGTATTGGTAGCAGGTGCTAACACGTACACTACTGGTTCCGTTGTTATTAAAAATAAACAAACGAAAAGGAAACCAAAAAAAGGACTGGCTGAATTAGCAAGCACATGATGACGTTTACATTTCTTAGTTTCTAAGCAGATTATGCGATTGAACTGGCGACCTAATCATGGAGGAAACCGCGAGGCTTTCCACAATTCCACGTCCACCAGATGGTAGCTAGCTCCCCTTTTCTCCATTCTTTTTCGCGTTAGGTTGCGCGCCGGCTCCCCTGGCCCCACATGGCATCCCCTACGAACCGACAGAAACCTCTCATCTGAAAAACGTCGTGTTCACAACTTGTGGCATGTGCCTGCCGCGGAGGAGCTAGAGGACTGACACACACACAAAACACAAGGAAGAACACACCTCCAAACGCCCCTGCCAAGAGGCTGTCCATTGTCCGGCACATCTTGACTACTGTACAGGCTACAGCAGCCTGCAGGTGCTCGCAACAGTCCAAAGTTGGGTACGCGTACCGGACGCGTTCTACCGCTAGTCCACCACATTTCCACAGCCCATGTTTTCTTTTCCCCCACGAATGAATCATAGCAAAAACCACCACTGTATTTAATTACCTGCTGGGCGTGGTGCAGGAGAAGGTGCGCGTAGTGCGGGTTGGAGTCGCGGAAGACGATGGACGCGGCGGCCATGGCCGCCGCGGTCTCGCCGGCGACGTCGGAGCCTGGGTGGTCCCGGTCCACCTTGTACGCCTGCCGCGACGTCGTCATGTCCTCCGGCCGCTGCCAGCAGTAGTGGTCCGTGTCGCCGTCGCCCACCTGCGCGCACGAAATTGTCAACACTTGCTGGTTTCGGATCCATCgagcagctagctagctttgGAACCCATCCCATCCCATGCCattgccatgccatgccatgtgGAACTCCATAACTTATTGCTACTGCTTCGTACGTTCAATGGGCGGGCCACCTAACCTGGTTGTTGTTATTCACCAGAAACAGATATCTTTTCTGTGTGCTATGTACTTAATTAATCATACCAGAGTATAATACAAATTGCGGTTTGGAATGTTTGTTAGGAAAAAGTGTAGCGAATGAAGAAACCAGTCACTAAACTACAAGCGATAATTGAAAATTTGAATTGGTCTCTAGCTAGCTACCTTAGCTAGCTTTCATCACGTTGCGTTTCATGTTGTGTGTAACAGCTAGCTTTCGCACGCGAGGCCAAGTCACAGCGAACTGGTCTCGCCGTCTCGGCACGGCATGGTCAGGCAGGTGAGATGACGACGGCTCGAGAGAGATCGACGCGGTTGGGTTGTGTAACTACTGTAGCTGTAGTCGAGTCTTACCTCAGCCCACAGCTCATCGGGCCTGGTGTGCGCCTTGATGAAGTAGTCGGTGCCCCACTTGACGGCCTCGAGCGCGTGGCCGAGCTCTCCGGCGTCCGCGACGTCGCCGCCGTACTCGATCAGGCTCCACGACAGCATCGTCACGGTGAACGCCATGGGCAGGCCGAACTTGACATGGTCGCCGGCGTCGTAGTATCCCCCCACCAAGTCCACCTGAGCCGGTGCcgcgatcatcatcatcatcatcaccgagGAAAAAGACAGCCATGTTAGTTGACGGACCCCAGCAGCTGAGATCGAAACATCTCGAGTCTCGATCCCGTGCCGTCCCCGCCGTGCCGCCACGCCCGCTCCGCCCGGTGACCACGCGTAGCCCGATCGGCGTGTGAACGCGCGCACGCACACACACACTCGTCGCAAATCCCCATCGGGTTCGAGCGCGTGCACCGGCGCGCGGCGAGACGTGGACGACAGCGGCGGACGGGACGGTGGTGTCATTATTGACGTGACCGTAACGTACCCCTTGCTCGAGGCCGTCGGTGAGGCCGGAGTGGTGGCGCCAGGCGACGCGCTGGCTGTGCGGGAGGCGGCCCGAGCGCTGCGCCTCGAAGTAGAGCAGGCTCTTCTGCAGCGCGTCCTCGTAGCTGTGCGCCTTCCCCTCGGCTCCACCCAGAACCGCGgcagcagcaagcagcagcaAGAGCGGCAGCGCGACCCCGAGGCGGTGACACGACGTCGCGGTCGCGGCGGCGCTACTCATTGCACGAGGGGAGTCCCCGCGCGGCGCCTTGGCATGTGCGCGCCGCGGCTGCTGCCTCCGCGCCGCTGCGCCCTCTCGCATGTGCGGCGGTGGATGGCCGGCGCGCGGCCGCTCCGTGCCCCTGCCtccgcctgcctgcctgcctgctgtGGGCTGTCGGCTGTCTTCCTCCCTGCCGCGCTCCGCGCGCGCGTCTGTGTGTGCGTGATCGGAGGACTGACTGGCCTGGCCTCGCGCTCCGTCTCCCGACCTTCCTCTGTTACCagcggcgcgcgcgcgcggcttATATCCTGGCTGCCGCGAACCCGCCCGACACAAGCGCACAGCGTGTTGAATTGGTTCAGCCCCCCCGGGGAGGATGGAATAGAATACTCGGCAGCGGAGGGGTTCTGGGCTGGGGCCGGGCGGGCGCGCGAGGAGGAGACGAGGCCAGGAAAAATATAAGCGGGCGATTCGAGCGTCGCGTTCCGGCGGTGCCGTGGCGTCAGCGTGGGTTTGGAGGGCGAGGACCGGGCTTGTTCGGGTTTGGTTGGTGAGGTAATGGATGGGTTGGGGTGGATTTGGCCTTGGCGACGCGCGCAAGCAAGCACAAGGCGGGGCAGATTTTGACCCGGCGGACGGCCGGCCGGAGCGAGGGGTGTGGGTTTGGATTGGGCGGAGCGAGTGCATCGGTTGGGGCCGGGCACGTAAGTACTGCTGGACTGGCCACCTGCACAGCTGCACAGCTGCACAGACACAGACGACGCAAAGGTGAGGCACGCGTACGACCGCGACAAATGGAAGCTAGCCCAGTCATCGGCGGCAGCTTGCATGACTTCACGTGGCCCTCTCTGCTGCTCGGGTCGGTGACCCGTTTCACTGCCCCAGTAAGCGTGCCGTTGATGAGCGATCACCGGAAATGCATGCGCTCCGATTTTACCGGGTCATTGCATTGCATCACCCAGTTCTGTTACACACATGTTTTTCCCGGTTCTGGTGAAGTGGTGATGATTAGTTCAAAAGCTGCGCCTTCTTTCTCCATGTGGAGGTTGCAGGGGGGGAATGTACACTGCCGCATGATAGTATATAGTATGTCTAGCAGTAGAGTACCACTAGTACATACTATACAGTAGCTGTAGCCTGTAGGTTGGGCTCTGCCGTTTAGCTATTGGGACCTTTGTGTCTTCTGAGATGATCCCGGCACATTTTGTCGGTAACCGTGAGCATGTCTGGCCAGGATGAGTTGGCTACACGCCCTGCCCTCTTGGTCAACCTATCCGCGAGGCGATGGCTGACTTTCTTTGGACAAAAATATGAATGttgaatatacatacatacatacatacatgcaTCCAGTAGTGCCAAGTTTTGGACTGTACTATATATTACTTCTTGCATTCTAAACTATAAATCGTTTTAACTTTTTTTATACATCCactttattatatatttagataTAACAAAGTAGATATATCAAATAAATCAAAACGACATATAATTTAGAACGAATAGAGTGCTTATTAGCATTAGGTCGCGTGCAGTATCGATCATCAAACCACCATGAGCTCTTGCATAGCCTGAAAGTTTTGGACTATGTCGCTGTAGCATATGAGAGGTTTCTAATTTCTGTATATCCATTTCAGTCTTCTGTCGTCTGTCTGATCTTTGCCACATCAATTTCCGGATACATAAATAAACAGAACTAATGCACGATCGACGACAGGTGAGGTGACCAGGCTTTGGGCAGTTTGTTGGCTTCATGGTAAAGCCTCATGTCTTTCTCAGCAGCCATATATACTACTACGAGAGTATGCAGCTACCTATTTTTGTGCGTGTATATGAAACTACTCTCGTAGCTAATATAGCCAGCGACCCCTTTTTCCCTGGACGGACAGTGACTCCCCGGCTGTAACGATTTGGACGGCTTCTTGATCCTGTCCTGGCCTCCCCTTTCCTCCGTCGCTTTCTCCATCCATCCATTGGACGAACAACGAGCGACTCCCACTGTACAACACGTACATTATTCACCCTCCGCGCTGCTCGCACAATCGGTGGGCAGGGCAGGTTGGTAGGCCGGACCAGATGCTGATTTTCTCTTTGCACCAATGCGATTTTATATGTCCCTTGGAAGTTGGAATTTGGAAGCTTCTTGCTTGCATCTCCATCCCTTGCATTGTTATATGGTATGGTATGGTGCGTTACTTAGCAGCTTAATCATTGCTCCCGTCTCGAGGGCCAATTAAGCCACATTTTGACCGTGCTTTGGTACCCATCATCTCCGTCCCTCTTTATTCCTGTTATTAGGGTATCATCATGTGTTGTTAGCAGATGCTTTGTTCTAGTCTAATCAACGCTAACAACCAGACGTTTCATGGCGCGAtcgtctttttttttctctgctCGTGCTGTTGGCACGTCCTCCTTTCTTCGTAAACTGTTTTGTGAAGCAAGGGGAGAAATTAAATGGAAGAAGCTAGCACCCACCTCACATCGATCGCTCATCGCCCTTTTAATTTGTGTGTACGTGATCGAAGCACTAGCTTGGCCACTTAATTGTCTCTCTTTTTGTGACGATCGACGTTGATGCATCGGCAGCACGGATTTTCCACTGCGTGCGCCTGCTTAGCTTAGTTgggttttttttctttattttagcGAGCTGGTAGCTACTACTCATGGAGATTTGATTGAGGCTCTTTTTTTTCTGGCGGAAGATCGACTTTTCTTTCTTCCTTTTTGTGGAGTAGTCTCGAGAGGCTTGATGGCACAAATGAACTACCTCTCGTTGTTGAAGTAGccgtgatgatgatgacgagtgTTGTTCTTTCCTTTTGTAACGCGAATATATATTGTTATTATACTTTCATGAGGCAACCTTTTGGAACCAAAATACCACACCTGAGTTTTTAAGGATGTCGACACTTGATTTTTCAGCCATCCAATTATAAGATATATAGCTTACACTAGATAAAATAATGTAGCATACGCTTGAGAGGTTTCAGCGCTAATTTATTTAGTGGAGAAAGATGGGGAAGTGTGTCATTTTGGATTAACAATGCAGAGAAGAGTAGTGGTGGAGGCTGAAACAGTGAGGGTTTGGAGTAAGACAAGGAAAACGAGGAGGTTGAATCGACAATGGGAGGCACAAAAGTGAAGCGAGGGAGGAAGGCAATGTGCGAGCTTGCAGGGGAGCAGAGAAGGCAGCAAGATAGAGGTGGAAGATGACAAGAGCagaaatgatagagtgtggggaGTAGATTTTCTCGCAGGAAGAGTGTCTCAAATGCAGAGTAAGCAGCAATAGTGTTTGGTGATGCCCTCCCTAAATTTTATGGAGCATAGTACTGTCAAAATGGCCCTTGTTGGTATGACAGGCTCAGCACGAGGAACGCTGCATTGCTGCTAATGGAGTGAAAATTAATGATTGCAAAGGAGTATCACCCATGTTAATTGTCGTGGTAGGCGGAGCGGGGAGAAAATTAGTGTTGgatagagagagaaaaaaacaaGAACCAAACCATTAGATGATGATATTTTGCACTTGAACTAAAGGACATCTTTAGGCATATATGATATATGCCATCCCACGTTCATCTAAACTCATTTAAACCATCATCTACGTTCATCTAAACTCATTTAAACCATCATCTACATATGTGTAAACACTaaattgtatgtatatatgtagtCTATGCCCTAAActgtaaattaaaaaaaagttaaaTGGTCAAAGTCTCAAAGCAATGAAAAATACTTTAAGAAATGTGTTTAAATGTGATTTAAACACGTTAAACATTGGTTGGGCATTTATATGACAGTCTTGGCAATAGAGAACTGACTTGGTAAAACTATTTCATATTTATATCGTTAGAACTTAATGTCTATTGTGTAATGACACTTATCATTTAACTATGTAGGAATTACATGACTACCACTGGCGGAGCTACCCATCGGCCAACCTGGGCAGCGGCCCCCCCTTGCCCAAGAAAATTTTCTAAAGAGTTCAGCTCATTCAAATGATTTGGATGTTTAAAGATGCAACAAATTTATTATGGTACGTAAATCTAGCTAGAATCAAACACAAGCCTTCATGATTTTGAACTATTGATTGCAAACAACACAAGCCGCATCTAACTGCTTGAAGGCACCATGGTAAGGCTGTCTCCAACGGGAGACCTATTTGTGAACCCAAActcaaaatgggtctccaacgcaatacctatagcctccaacagagtacccatacagaagacctattttgggtatcaagagacgcataacccaaatttgggtatcctctctcctcgagacccatttgcagaaagtgttgtcttttaggtctttttgttggagaagactaaaaataggtatagaaccttttacctgtagcgctacccaaaggacaaataggtcttgtattttgggtgacgattgttggagatagtctaataTGCTCGGTCGCTCACTAGTGCTGCCATACCACGTGGTAACCGCAACCTAACTATTGCTATACTGTAGCAATTGGCCCCCCCTTGGATTGACTGCGAGCTCCGCCACTGATGACTACTATCATgttattatatttgtctacttgTTTGTCTTATTGTGCAACAGTGTACATGTCTCAAGTCATAATTTAAAATTTAGTACAGAATTATAGTGTCTATATTGTCTATTTACTGCTATTGTGCAAACTGTTTAAACCGGTGACAACTATCTTGCGTTTAgcatctagaaaaaaaaaacattgatGGATTTCCTCCTTTGTTTGTTCCCCTTCACGTTTAGCATGAAACAGGTGCATAGAAGGTCAACTTCAGCTATGTACATGCATTTTCTCCTGGTTTGTGATCAAGTCAAAGCTTGATGTATGGACTTGCATACATTTTAAATCGTTGATGTTGATGTTTTATCATACAGACTCGTACCTTAGTCATATAAGATCACTTGTTGTTATGAAGACTTGTAACAGAAGTATTTGAGGGTATAGATTAATCAATGAAGATGGTAGTTTGTTTATGTTAtcgatttattattttttattagccTTTTCCTCGGTCCACCTACCCATTATTTTCCCTTTTGGATTAACAAGTTACAAACTGGAAGATCTTGAACAATTCAGTATTCAATCTGTGGAGCATGATTACACATTCACACGGCTTGTCACCCCAAAAAGCAGCTGGACTTTGGGGGCGGAGCTTGGTTAAAACGAAGCTGGACCGTACATGCTCAATTGCATATGCTTGTTTGGTGAAGCTACCACGATTGACATGTTGGATTGTTGTTTGACCACTATATTTTGATCGA is a window encoding:
- the LOC8075740 gene encoding endoglucanase 7 — encoded protein: MHSLRPIQTHTPRSGRPSAGSKSAPPCACLRASPRPNPPQPIHYLTNQTRTSPVLALQTHADATAPPERDARIARLYFSWPRLLLARPPGPSPEPLRCRVFYSILPGGAEPIQHAVRLCRAGSRQPGYKPRARAAGNRGRSGDGARGQASQSSDHAHTDARAERGREEDSRQPTAGRQAGGGRGTERPRAGHPPPHMREGAAARRQQPRRAHAKAPRGDSPRAMSSAAATATSCHRLGVALPLLLLLAAAAVLGGAEGKAHSYEDALQKSLLYFEAQRSGRLPHSQRVAWRHHSGLTDGLEQGVDLVGGYYDAGDHVKFGLPMAFTVTMLSWSLIEYGGDVADAGELGHALEAVKWGTDYFIKAHTRPDELWAEVGDGDTDHYCWQRPEDMTTSRQAYKVDRDHPGSDVAGETAAAMAAASIVFRDSNPHYAHLLLHHAQQLFEFADKYRGKYDSSIAEVKSYYASVSGYKDELLWAALWLHRATGRADYLDYVVDNADSFGGTGWAINEFSWDVKYAGVQIIAARLLLRGEHATRHRSTLERYRAKAERYVCACLGRNTEGGADANVERSPGGMLYIRQWNNMQYVTSAAFLLSVYSDYLAEAGAPTVSCAGGETVAAEEVFALARAQVDYVLGTNPRGVSYLVGYGSKYPNRVHHRAASIVPYKHSKEFIGCTQGFDHWFGRRSSNPNVLVGAIVGGPDRQDRFRDNRENYMQTEACTYNTAPMVGMFAKLHRMARQEREHGSPAPVPVTSTAAEV